In Myxococcus stipitatus, the following are encoded in one genomic region:
- the aceA gene encoding isocitrate lyase has protein sequence MYDATTTTPDTSPHAKLHARRFEGIKRNYTDKDVKKLRGSLPISYTLAEVGSTRLWELLHTEDYINALGALTGNQAVQMVRAGLKAIYLSGWQVAADANSAGQMYPDQSLYPVDSVPAVVKKINNALRRADQIDHAEGKGERYWFAPIIADAEAGFGGPLNAFELMKSMIEAGAAGVHFEDQLASEKKCGHMGGKVLVPTSHFIRTLNAARLAADVMGVPTLLVARTDADSAKLLMSDADEYDHPFIDRKNGRTSEGFYRLNGGLDCAISRGLAYAPYADLVWCETSTPDLAQAKKFAEAIRAKFPNKLLAYNCSPSFNWKKNLDDATIARFQRELGAMGYKFQFVTLAGFHALNHSMYELARKYRDRGMAAYSEFQQGEFGAEKDGYTATRHQREVGTGYFDQVAEVISGGSASTLALHESTEAHQF, from the coding sequence ATGTACGACGCCACCACGACGACCCCGGACACCTCCCCTCACGCCAAGCTGCACGCCCGTCGCTTCGAGGGCATCAAGCGCAACTACACGGACAAGGACGTGAAGAAGCTGCGGGGCTCGCTGCCCATCAGCTACACGCTGGCGGAGGTCGGCTCCACGCGGCTGTGGGAGCTGCTCCACACGGAGGACTACATCAACGCGCTGGGCGCGCTCACCGGCAACCAGGCCGTGCAGATGGTCCGCGCGGGCCTGAAGGCCATCTACCTGTCGGGCTGGCAGGTGGCGGCGGACGCGAACTCCGCCGGGCAGATGTACCCGGACCAGAGCCTCTACCCGGTGGACAGCGTCCCCGCCGTGGTGAAGAAGATCAACAACGCCCTGCGCCGCGCGGACCAGATTGACCACGCCGAGGGCAAGGGTGAGCGCTACTGGTTCGCGCCCATCATCGCGGACGCGGAGGCCGGCTTCGGCGGTCCGCTCAACGCCTTCGAGCTGATGAAGAGCATGATTGAAGCGGGCGCCGCGGGCGTCCACTTCGAGGACCAGCTCGCCAGCGAGAAGAAGTGTGGCCACATGGGCGGCAAGGTGCTGGTGCCCACCAGCCACTTCATCCGCACCCTCAACGCCGCGCGGCTCGCCGCCGACGTGATGGGCGTGCCCACGCTGCTCGTCGCGCGCACGGACGCCGACAGCGCCAAGCTCTTGATGAGCGACGCGGACGAGTACGACCACCCGTTCATCGACCGCAAGAACGGCCGCACCTCGGAGGGCTTCTACCGCCTCAACGGTGGCCTGGACTGCGCCATCTCCCGCGGCCTGGCGTACGCGCCCTACGCGGACCTGGTCTGGTGCGAGACGAGCACCCCGGACCTCGCGCAGGCCAAGAAGTTCGCCGAGGCCATCCGCGCGAAGTTCCCCAACAAGCTGCTCGCCTACAACTGCTCGCCGTCGTTCAACTGGAAGAAGAACCTGGACGACGCCACCATCGCCAGGTTCCAGCGCGAGCTGGGCGCCATGGGCTACAAGTTCCAGTTCGTCACCCTGGCGGGCTTCCACGCGCTGAACCACTCCATGTACGAGCTGGCGCGCAAGTACCGCGACCGCGGCATGGCGGCGTACAGCGAGTTCCAGCAGGGTGAGTTCGGCGCGGAGAAGGACGGCTA